The nucleotide window TCCAGAACCGGGCGGTAATTAACCAGAGCAAAAGCCGCAAAGCAGCCCGCAAAACACCGGCGGCCGACTAGTAACAGCCGGTTAGAGCAGCTACTGCTTAAACATGCGCTGGGAGCTGAGCACTGCTCCCTGTTCGTTGAGCACCTGCACCACGTACAAACCCGCCGGCCAGGCCGCAACCGGGAGCGTGAGGCCCGAGGCCGGCAGCGGCTGCCGACTGACTTCGCGCCCCAGCCTATCCAGGCACCGAAGCTGCTGGCCCGTTGCTACCATCATACCGGGCTGCACCCGTAGCTCCTGAGTGGCCGGGTTGGGGTACAGTTCCACCCGGGTTCTGAGCCGAGCTAATGTAGTAGCTAACGGCTGGCAGTAGAGGTTCATAATGTAGCGCCACAGCTCCGTGTCGAACGACGACACAGCCAGCTTGGGAGCTTCGGCCGACTGCCCCTGGCGCACTACCACCAGGCCCAGGCTGGGCACCACGTAGATTTTCTGGTCGTTTTTGCCCAACGCGGCCAACATGTCGGGCGGGGCCGTGGGCACCAGCGGCCCGCTAAAGGTGAACTGGCTCTGGGGCAGCATATAACTGGTTTGCCCGTTGAGCCACCAGAGGTAACCGTACGCGCGGTTATAAGTCTGGGAGGGGGTGGTCATGCGGCGGAAATAAGCCGTGTCGCGCAGCAGAACGGTGCCGTTCCAGTTGCCGCGGGCCAGCACGAGCAGCCCAAACCGGGCCATGTCGCGGGCCCGGCTGTAGTACACGTAGTTGCGCCACGCTCCGCCCATACCAATGCGGCTGGCCAGGCGCTGGTTGGTGTATTGATTAATGGTTTGGCCACTGGCCCGGGCTATTTCGTCCTGCAGCAGGCGGTAAGCTCCGGTGTGGTAGGCCCAGCGGGTTCCCGCGTCGGTGCGGTAGCGCAGGCAGGCCGCCGTGGAGCTTTCATTATCACAGGGCAGGGGCGGCGTATCGTCGAGGCCGGTGGTCATGCTAAGCTGGTGACGCAGGCGAATCATCCGCTCTTTGGCAGCGGGAGCCGTGGTCCAGCCCCGGCCAAGGTGGCGCGAAACCGAATCCTCCAGGCTCAGGATGCTTTCCTGCTGAGCTAGGCCCACCAGCACCGCCGTGAGCGACTTGCCCGCCGAGGCCCAGTACCAGACCGAGTCCTGGGTGTAGGTGCCAAAATACTGCTCCAGCGCCAGGCGGCCGTCTTTGAGAATCAGAAAGGACTTCGTATTCTTACGCCCCAAAAAAGCCAGTAGTGAATCCTGAGCCGGTGAGCACCAGCCCAGGCTCTGGGGCGACACGGTGGCCCAGGTAGTGCCCGTTGCGGGCGGAAAGTACAGCTGCTGAGCCCCGGCGGGCGTCGTGGCCCACAGCGGCAGCAGCAGTACCAACAGTAAAACGTATTTCATAGCTCAGGCGTTAGGCCGGTTAAACCGGGAAGCGTATTTCGCGTTTAATCGGGCTCTGTTATTCTATATAAAATATCTAATAAAATATACTTTAACCATTTTTCTCCGGCCTAAAGCCGTAAGCCCCGCTCGTTTTCATTATGCCGTATTCTGCCCCCGTTGTGTCGCGCCTGGCTCCCACGCCCAGCGGGTATTTACACTTGGGAAATGCCGTTAACTTCCTGCTTACCTGGCTAATTGTGCGCCGGGTCTACGGGGTGCTGCACCTGCGCATCGACGACCTGGACCGGGCCCGGCTGCGGCCCGCCTACCTGGAAAATATCTTCCGCACCATCGACTGGCTCGGCATCGACTACGACCACGGCCCCAGCGGCCCCGAGGACTTTGAGCGCAACTTTTCCCAGCTGCATCACCTGGCCGAGTACGAGGCCTTGCTGCAGGCGCTGCGCCAAAAGCCGGGGCTGCTGTACGCCTGCCGCTGCTCCCGCACCCAGATTCAGAGTCAGGCCAACGGCGGGATTTACTCCGGCAGCTGCCAGCCCCAAAACCTGGATTTTGAAGCGCCGGAATCGGCCTGGCGGGCCCACGTGGGAGCTTCAACCATTGTCAGCTTCACGGATTTGTGGCTGGGTCCGGTGGCCCTGGAGCTGTCCCGGGAACTGGGCGACTTTGTTGTGCGCAAAAAGGACGGGCTGCCGGCTTACCAGATTGGCTCCATCGTGGACGACGTACGCCTGGGCGTGACGCTCATCGTGCGGGGCGTGGATTTGCTGCCCAGCACGGCGGCTCAACGCTGGCTGGCCGGCTTCACGCCCGACACCAGCCCTTTTCTGCAGACCCGCCTGGTACACCACTCCCTGTTGCCGGGCCCGGATGGCGGCAAGCTGTCCAAGTCGCAGCAGCAGCCCCTGGACCGCGGCATTATGCATGAGTCTACCTCGCCCCGGCCGGTTTTTGAAGCGGTGGCCCGTCTGCTGAATCTGCCCCTGGAAGCAGGCCGCTCCCTGGCCGCCCTGCGCGCCGCATTTGAAAATGCGGCCATCAGCTGATTGGGGCCAGCTCCAAACAGTCGTTGATGGTTACTGTACCGGGTGGCTTAACAGCCGCTGGCTGAGCAGCTCATAGGCCGCTTCGCGCTGGGGCAAAGTCCCCAGGCGTAGCACATCCACTAGAGCCAACAACTCGTGCCAGCCGGCATCGAGGCGGGCCGCGGACGGAGTGGTGGGGTAGAGCGGACTCACGGATAAGCCCCAGGCCGGGCCCTCCGGGTCGGGCCACACGTAGGCCGGCTCCGAGGAACTGCGCAGGCGGCTGAGCTCGGGCAAGGCGCTCCACGCCGTGGGCAGGCCCTGCACATAGTCGTGGGGGTGGGCCGGAAAGGCATAGGGCAGGCCGTGCAGCAAAAACCACAGCAGGGCTTGCTGCTGTACGGTGCGCCCGTCGGCCTGGAGCAGGCGGGCGTACTGGCAGCGGCGTAGCGCGTCCGAAATTTCGGCGGGGCTGATGAGCAGGCTTGCCGCAAGGTCTTTGCCCTGCCAGGTGGTAGTCGAAAATGTGAGAATCCGCAGGAGCACTACCACATCCTGGGGCCGCATACCGTTGTGCTTACGCATCTGAAAAACGGGGCTAGAAGGTCAGAATTCGCGATTCGCAAACTGCGAACCAGCGGTGGCGGGCGGTCAGTAAGGCGAAGGTAGGGGAGGGAACCTAGCAAAAACAACTTTATTTAAAATTATTCTAAATAAGCCTTGCAGGCTATTCGTAACGCTATACATTTGAGCGCTGTTTAGAATTTGTCTAAACAAAAAGAA belongs to Hymenobacter cellulosilyticus and includes:
- a CDS encoding glutamate--tRNA ligase family protein; translated protein: MPYSAPVVSRLAPTPSGYLHLGNAVNFLLTWLIVRRVYGVLHLRIDDLDRARLRPAYLENIFRTIDWLGIDYDHGPSGPEDFERNFSQLHHLAEYEALLQALRQKPGLLYACRCSRTQIQSQANGGIYSGSCQPQNLDFEAPESAWRAHVGASTIVSFTDLWLGPVALELSRELGDFVVRKKDGLPAYQIGSIVDDVRLGVTLIVRGVDLLPSTAAQRWLAGFTPDTSPFLQTRLVHHSLLPGPDGGKLSKSQQQPLDRGIMHESTSPRPVFEAVARLLNLPLEAGRSLAALRAAFENAAIS
- a CDS encoding serine hydrolase — encoded protein: MKYVLLLVLLLPLWATTPAGAQQLYFPPATGTTWATVSPQSLGWCSPAQDSLLAFLGRKNTKSFLILKDGRLALEQYFGTYTQDSVWYWASAGKSLTAVLVGLAQQESILSLEDSVSRHLGRGWTTAPAAKERMIRLRHQLSMTTGLDDTPPLPCDNESSTAACLRYRTDAGTRWAYHTGAYRLLQDEIARASGQTINQYTNQRLASRIGMGGAWRNYVYYSRARDMARFGLLVLARGNWNGTVLLRDTAYFRRMTTPSQTYNRAYGYLWWLNGQTSYMLPQSQFTFSGPLVPTAPPDMLAALGKNDQKIYVVPSLGLVVVRQGQSAEAPKLAVSSFDTELWRYIMNLYCQPLATTLARLRTRVELYPNPATQELRVQPGMMVATGQQLRCLDRLGREVSRQPLPASGLTLPVAAWPAGLYVVQVLNEQGAVLSSQRMFKQ